Proteins co-encoded in one Grus americana isolate bGruAme1 chromosome 12, bGruAme1.mat, whole genome shotgun sequence genomic window:
- the TAF7L gene encoding transcription initiation factor TFIID subunit 7-like, with translation MAAPPPLAAASAEEERMSKSKDDAPHELESQFVLRLPPEYASTVRRAVQSGNVNLKDRLTIELHADGRHGIVRVDRVPLAAKLVDLPCIIESLKTIDKKTFYKTADICQMLVCTVDGDLYPPLEEQTMSTDPKANKKKDKDREKKFIWNHGITLPLKNVRKRRFRKTAKKKYIESPDVEKEVKRLLSTDAEAVSVRWEVIAEDETKEVDNHGSLTSLDISSPGMSGHKQGHGSSEHDELREIFNDISSSSEDEDERDHHDDEDLNIMDTEEDLERQLQDKLNESDGQQQENEGSNQMVMGIQKQIDNLKSKLQETQDRRKRQEDLIMKVENLALKTRLQAVLDEFKQQEEREKQQMMSLQEQLESLMEK, from the exons AtggcagccccgccgccgctaGCCGCTGCTTCCG ctgaagaagaaaggatgagTAAAAGCAAGGACGATGCTCCGCATGAGCTGGAGAGCCAGTTCGTGCTGCGACTGCCACCG GAATATGCCTCCACTGTGCGGCGAGCAGTACAGTCCGGGAATGTCAACTTGAAGGACAGGCTCACCATTGAGCTACACG CGGATGGGCGCCATGGGATTGTCCGTGTAGACCGGGTGCCACTGGCAGCCAAGCTGGTGGATCTCCCCTGCATCATCGAGAGCTTAAAAACCATTGACAAGAAAACCTTCTATAAAACAGCAGATATTTGCCAG ATGCTTGTTTGCACTGTGGATGGTGATCTCTACCCCCCTTTGGAAGAGCAAACTATGAGCACTGACCCCAAGGCAAACAAGAAGAAGGACAAggacagagagaagaaattcaTCTGGAACCATGGCA TCACCCTTCCCCTGAAAAATGTACGGAAGAGACGATTCCGGAAGACAGCTAAGAAGAAG TATATTGAGTCTCCTGATGTGGAAAAAGAGGTGAAGCGTCTCCTGAGCACAGATGCTGAAGCTGTCAGTGTCC gctgggaagTCATTGCTGAAGATGAAACAAAAGAAGTAGACAACCATGGTTCACTCACCAGCCTGGACATCTCCTCCCCAGGGATGTCAGGACATAAGCAAGGCCATGGGTCCTCAG AACATGATGAACTGCGGGAGATATTTAATGACATCAGTAGCAGCAGTGAAGATGAAGATGAGAGGGATCATCATGATGATGAAGACCTGAACATCATGGACACTGAGGAGGACCTagagaggcagctgcaggacaAGCTGAATGAGTCTGATGGGCAGCAACAGGAGAATGAGGGATCCAACCAGATGG TCATGGGGATCCAGAAACAGATTGACAACCTGAAAAGTAAACTCCAGGAGACGCAGGACAGGAGGAAGCGCCAGGAAGATCTCATCATGAAAGTGGAGAACCTAGCTCTCAAG
- the LOC129211636 gene encoding magnesium transporter NIPA2-like isoform X1 produces the protein MGGAGGRAGFYMGLGLALASSAFIGGSFILKKKGLVRLCRRGRARAGQGGHAYLQEWLWWAGLLCMGVGEAANFAAYAFAPATLVTPLGALSVLVSAVLSSTFLNEQLNVHGKIGCILSILGSTVMVIHAPQEEEVSSLESMAEKLKDPGFIVFAVCVLVTSLLLIFVAGPRYGQNNVLVYVLVCSTIGSLSVSCVKGLGIALKELFSGKPVLKEPLGWVLLVCLVICISAQINYLNKALDIFNTSVVTPIYYVLFTTAVMMCSAILFKEWQHMVLDNVIGTISGFLTIVSGIFLLHAFRDMPFTPDLLPLFLQQGSADHASWRSADRHQSCQHQPLLPSEDKGSQSMEEEGESM, from the exons aTGGGAGGCGCGGGCGGTCGGGCCGGCTTCTACATGGGGCTGGGCCTGGCCTTGGCCTCCAGCGCCTTCATCGGCGGCAGCTTCATCCTCAAGAAAAAGGGGCTGGTCCGGCTGTGCCGCCGCGGCCGCGCCAGGGCAG GGCAAGGAGGTCACGCGTACCTGCAAGAATGGCTTTGGTGGGCAGGGCTGCTGTGCA TGGGAGttggagaagcagcaaattTTGCTGCCTATGCCTTTGCCCCTGCAACACTGGTAACTCCACTAGGTGCTCTAAGTGTCCTTGTTAG TGCAGTTCTGTCTTCCACCTTCCTGAATGAGCAGCTGAATGTTCATGGGAAGATTGGCTGCATCCTGAGTATCCTGGGCTCCACGGTGATGGTGATCCATGCTCCACAGGAAGAAGAGGTTTCCAGCCTGGAGTCAATGGCAGAGAAGCTGAAAGATCCAG GATTCATTGTATTTGCTGTGTGTGTCCTGGTGACCTCCCTTCTGCTTATCTTTGTGGCTGGACCCCGTTACGGACAGAACAACGTCCTGGTTTATGTTTTGGTCTGCTCCACCATCGGCTCACTTTCTGTGTCCTGCGTCAAAGGCTTGGGGATTGCCCTGAAAGAACTGTTTTCTGGCAAGCCAGTCCTGAAAGAACCATTGGGCTGGGTGCTCCTGGTGTGCCTGGTGATCTGCATCAGTGCCCAGATCAACTATCTGAACAAAGCCTTGGACATCTTCAACACATCTGTGGTCACACCCATTTACTACGTGCTGTTCACCACAGCAGTCATGATGTGCTCTGCCATCCTCTTCAAGGAGTGGCAACATATGGTGCTAGACAACGTCATTGGCACCATCAGCGGCTTCCTCACCATCGTGTCTGGCATCTTCCTCCTGCATGCCTTCAGAGACATGCCCTTCACCCCTGacctcctgcccctcttccTGCAGCAAGGCAGTGCAGACCACGCCTCATGGAGGAGTGCAGACAGACATCAGTCATGTCAGCACCAGCCTCTTCTGCCCTCAGAGGACAAAGGCTCTCAGAGTATGGAGGAAGAAGGTGAAAGCATGTGA
- the LOC129211636 gene encoding magnesium transporter NIPA2-like isoform X2: protein MALVGRAAVQVSSAVGVGEAANFAAYAFAPATLVTPLGALSVLVSAVLSSTFLNEQLNVHGKIGCILSILGSTVMVIHAPQEEEVSSLESMAEKLKDPGFIVFAVCVLVTSLLLIFVAGPRYGQNNVLVYVLVCSTIGSLSVSCVKGLGIALKELFSGKPVLKEPLGWVLLVCLVICISAQINYLNKALDIFNTSVVTPIYYVLFTTAVMMCSAILFKEWQHMVLDNVIGTISGFLTIVSGIFLLHAFRDMPFTPDLLPLFLQQGSADHASWRSADRHQSCQHQPLLPSEDKGSQSMEEEGESM, encoded by the exons ATGGCTTTGGTGGGCAGGGCTGCTGTGCA AGTTTCTTCTGCAGTGGGAGttggagaagcagcaaattTTGCTGCCTATGCCTTTGCCCCTGCAACACTGGTAACTCCACTAGGTGCTCTAAGTGTCCTTGTTAG TGCAGTTCTGTCTTCCACCTTCCTGAATGAGCAGCTGAATGTTCATGGGAAGATTGGCTGCATCCTGAGTATCCTGGGCTCCACGGTGATGGTGATCCATGCTCCACAGGAAGAAGAGGTTTCCAGCCTGGAGTCAATGGCAGAGAAGCTGAAAGATCCAG GATTCATTGTATTTGCTGTGTGTGTCCTGGTGACCTCCCTTCTGCTTATCTTTGTGGCTGGACCCCGTTACGGACAGAACAACGTCCTGGTTTATGTTTTGGTCTGCTCCACCATCGGCTCACTTTCTGTGTCCTGCGTCAAAGGCTTGGGGATTGCCCTGAAAGAACTGTTTTCTGGCAAGCCAGTCCTGAAAGAACCATTGGGCTGGGTGCTCCTGGTGTGCCTGGTGATCTGCATCAGTGCCCAGATCAACTATCTGAACAAAGCCTTGGACATCTTCAACACATCTGTGGTCACACCCATTTACTACGTGCTGTTCACCACAGCAGTCATGATGTGCTCTGCCATCCTCTTCAAGGAGTGGCAACATATGGTGCTAGACAACGTCATTGGCACCATCAGCGGCTTCCTCACCATCGTGTCTGGCATCTTCCTCCTGCATGCCTTCAGAGACATGCCCTTCACCCCTGacctcctgcccctcttccTGCAGCAAGGCAGTGCAGACCACGCCTCATGGAGGAGTGCAGACAGACATCAGTCATGTCAGCACCAGCCTCTTCTGCCCTCAGAGGACAAAGGCTCTCAGAGTATGGAGGAAGAAGGTGAAAGCATGTGA
- the TIMM8A gene encoding mitochondrial import inner membrane translocase subunit Tim8 A: MDVPSAAGLGGADPQLQRFIEVETQKQRFQQLVHQMTELCWEKCMDKPGPKLDSRAETCFVNCVERFIDTSQFILNRLEQTQKSKSAFSESLSD, translated from the exons ATGGACGTACCGTCCGCTGCCGGGCTGGGCGGCGCCGACCCCCAGCTCCAGCGCTTCATCGAGGTGGAGACGCAGAAGCAGCGCTTCCAACAGCTGGTGCACCAGATGACCGAGCTCTGTTGG GAGAAGTGCATGGACAAGCCAGGTCCGAAGCTGGACAGCCGGGCTGAGACGTGCTTCGTGAACTGCGTGGAGCGCTTCATCGACACCAGCCAGTTCATCCTGAACCGGCTGGAGCAGACGCAGAAGTCCAAGTCGGCCTTCTCAGAAAGCTTGTCTGACTGA